The following proteins are co-located in the Parabacteroides sp. FAFU027 genome:
- the sufD gene encoding Fe-S cluster assembly protein SufD, whose amino-acid sequence MKTEQQYIDLYNQAHGLIKSHSSEVLNAPREKAFEDFVRNGFPKKDSEEYKYTDVASFFDWDFGLNLTRLNIPVDPYEVFHCDVPNLSTALYFLVNDSFYKKFQPTAQLPESVFVGSLKEFSEQKPEIAAKYYGKLAKTENDGLVAFNTTFAQDGFVVYVPKNTVIEKPLQLVNILRGDVDSMANRRLLIIMEDNSEAKLLVCDHSIDEKITFLATQVTEIFVGENARFDFYEMEENSVNTRRVASTFLSQEANSNVMVNGITLHNGKTRNNYHVVFKGENAEHHLGGIAIVDKTQTVDNHSFIDHAVPRCLSNENFKYVLDEYSVGAFTGKILVRPDAQKTEAYQSNKNICTTREAKMYTKPQLEIYADDVKCSHGATIGQIDETALFYMRARGISEAEARMLLKFAFMADVIDTIRMEALKDRLKLLVEKRFRGELAKCAGCNLCN is encoded by the coding sequence ATGAAAACAGAACAACAATATATAGACTTGTACAATCAGGCCCACGGACTGATTAAGAGTCACTCATCGGAGGTGCTGAATGCACCCCGCGAGAAAGCCTTTGAGGATTTTGTCCGCAACGGTTTTCCCAAGAAAGATTCGGAGGAATACAAATACACCGACGTTGCATCGTTTTTTGACTGGGATTTCGGGTTGAATCTGACCCGATTGAATATTCCCGTTGACCCGTATGAAGTGTTTCATTGTGACGTTCCGAATTTGAGTACTGCTCTTTACTTTTTGGTAAATGACAGCTTCTACAAAAAATTCCAACCGACCGCCCAATTGCCTGAGTCGGTATTTGTCGGAAGCCTGAAAGAGTTTTCGGAGCAAAAACCGGAGATTGCAGCCAAATACTACGGAAAACTGGCTAAAACCGAAAATGACGGTTTGGTTGCCTTCAATACCACATTCGCTCAGGATGGCTTTGTGGTTTACGTTCCCAAGAATACTGTCATTGAGAAGCCGCTTCAGTTGGTAAATATCCTTCGCGGAGATGTTGACTCTATGGCTAACCGCCGGTTGTTGATTATCATGGAAGATAACTCTGAAGCTAAATTACTTGTTTGCGACCACTCGATAGATGAAAAAATCACGTTCCTCGCCACGCAGGTAACGGAAATCTTTGTAGGGGAAAATGCCCGTTTCGATTTCTACGAAATGGAGGAAAACAGCGTAAATACCCGTCGTGTTGCTTCAACTTTCCTTTCTCAGGAGGCAAACTCCAATGTGATGGTAAACGGCATTACTTTGCACAACGGCAAGACCCGCAACAACTACCACGTTGTTTTCAAAGGTGAAAATGCAGAACATCACCTGGGCGGAATTGCGATTGTGGACAAAACGCAGACTGTCGATAATCATTCCTTCATCGACCACGCCGTTCCCCGCTGTTTAAGCAACGAGAACTTCAAATATGTTCTGGACGAATATTCTGTCGGAGCATTCACCGGAAAAATTTTGGTTCGTCCGGATGCCCAGAAAACCGAAGCATACCAGTCCAACAAGAATATCTGTACGACCCGCGAAGCAAAAATGTACACCAAGCCTCAGCTTGAGATTTATGCCGATGATGTCAAATGTAGCCACGGTGCCACTATCGGTCAAATTGACGAAACGGCGCTCTTCTACATGCGTGCCCGTGGAATCTCGGAAGCAGAAGCGCGTATGTTATTGAAATTTGCCTTCATGGCCGATGTTATCGACACAATACGTATGGAAGCGTTGAAAGACCGGCTCAAACTGTTGGTGGAAAAACGTTTCCGTGGCGAGCTGGCCAAATGTGCGGGTTGCAACTTATGTAATTAA
- a CDS encoding cysteine desulfurase: protein MLDVQKIRADFPILSRKIYGKDLIYFDNGATTQKPRCVVEKIEEGYYNVNANIHRGVHYLSQEATEAHEAARRTVQKFINAKEAHEIIFTRGTTEAINLVASSFGELLSAGDEVIISEMEHHSNIVPWQLLETRKGIKLRVIPMNDNGELLLDEYQKLFNERTKLVSVMHVSNVMGTVNPVKEIIDFAHSKGVPALIDGAQSVPHMKIDVQELDADFYAFSAHKIYGPNGIGVLYGKTEWLEKIPPYQGGGEMIATVSFEKTTFNELPFKFEAGTPDYIGSTGLAAALDYVSAIGMDNIAAYEDELLHYATEKLLEIDGLRILGTAAHKGAVISFLVGNIHHYDMGMLLDKLGIAVRTGHHCAQPLMKRLGVEGTVRASFSFYNTKEEIDALVSAVKRIASMF from the coding sequence ATGCTTGACGTTCAAAAAATACGAGCCGACTTTCCCATCCTTTCCCGGAAAATCTACGGAAAGGACTTGATATATTTCGACAATGGAGCGACTACTCAAAAGCCCCGTTGCGTGGTGGAGAAAATCGAAGAGGGATACTATAACGTGAATGCCAATATCCACCGCGGCGTTCACTACCTGAGCCAGGAAGCAACCGAAGCTCATGAAGCAGCCCGTCGTACCGTTCAGAAATTCATCAATGCCAAAGAGGCACACGAAATTATCTTTACACGTGGTACTACCGAAGCTATCAATCTTGTGGCATCGTCATTTGGCGAACTGCTTTCAGCAGGAGATGAAGTTATTATATCGGAGATGGAACACCACTCCAACATCGTTCCCTGGCAATTGCTGGAGACCCGCAAAGGCATTAAGCTCCGCGTCATTCCGATGAATGACAATGGAGAATTGTTGCTGGACGAATACCAGAAGCTGTTCAATGAACGGACAAAGCTGGTTTCCGTGATGCACGTTTCCAATGTAATGGGAACGGTTAATCCGGTGAAGGAAATTATCGACTTTGCTCACTCCAAAGGTGTTCCGGCATTGATTGACGGAGCGCAGTCGGTTCCGCACATGAAGATTGATGTGCAGGAACTGGATGCCGATTTTTACGCTTTCTCAGCGCATAAAATCTACGGACCGAACGGTATTGGAGTTTTATACGGAAAAACCGAATGGCTGGAGAAAATACCTCCTTATCAGGGCGGTGGTGAAATGATTGCCACGGTCTCTTTTGAGAAAACGACATTCAATGAACTGCCGTTTAAGTTTGAAGCCGGAACTCCGGACTATATCGGGTCAACCGGATTGGCAGCAGCTTTGGACTATGTATCGGCAATTGGTATGGATAACATTGCTGCTTATGAGGATGAGCTACTGCATTATGCAACTGAAAAATTGCTTGAGATAGACGGCCTGCGCATATTGGGAACAGCAGCTCACAAAGGTGCTGTAATTTCATTCTTAGTGGGCAATATTCACCACTACGATATGGGCATGTTGCTCGATAAACTGGGAATTGCTGTCCGTACCGGTCACCACTGCGCTCAACCATTGATGAAGCGCTTGGGTGTGGAAGGAACGGTTCGCGCTTCCTTCTCATTTTACAATACCAAAGAAGAGATCGACGCGTTGGTGTCTGCCGTGAAACGCATTGCCAGCATGTTCTAA
- a CDS encoding M20 family metallo-hydrolase — protein MNIDEAYYSAVDLLKALIAIPSLSREEDQAADYMYNFLQSHGLEVFRKGNNNWCFAHPYDAAKPTILLNSHIDTVKAASSWTKNPLEPLEEEGKLYGLGSNDAGASLVSLLHTFLVLREKALPYNLLFLASCEEEVSGKNGAEAALPELPSISFAVVGEPTGMNAAIAEKGLMVLDCVVHGKSGHAARNEGDNAIYKALPIIEKFRDYHFPKQTNLLGPVKMTVSVIKAGTQHNVVPDRCEFTVDVRSNECYTNEEIFNILKEEMTCDITPRSFRLNSSSIDTNHPFVQRAQLLGKTIYGSPTLSDQTFMRFPTVKMGPGDSARSHTADEFIYLDEIREAIQIYVKLLDGLEL, from the coding sequence ATGAATATCGACGAAGCTTACTACTCTGCCGTTGACCTGCTCAAAGCGCTCATCGCCATACCTTCACTCAGTCGGGAAGAGGATCAGGCGGCAGACTATATGTATAATTTCCTCCAAAGTCATGGCCTGGAGGTTTTCCGCAAAGGCAACAACAACTGGTGTTTTGCTCATCCCTACGATGCAGCCAAACCAACTATTCTGCTGAATTCTCACATCGATACCGTAAAAGCGGCATCATCCTGGACCAAGAATCCATTGGAACCACTGGAAGAAGAAGGCAAGCTGTACGGACTGGGAAGTAACGATGCCGGAGCCAGTCTGGTTTCACTACTCCATACGTTTCTGGTTTTACGGGAAAAAGCGCTGCCGTATAATCTGCTTTTCCTGGCTTCTTGCGAGGAGGAGGTTTCAGGGAAAAATGGCGCTGAAGCAGCATTGCCGGAATTGCCTTCCATCTCATTTGCAGTTGTAGGAGAACCGACTGGCATGAACGCTGCCATTGCCGAAAAAGGGCTGATGGTACTCGACTGTGTCGTGCATGGAAAGTCAGGCCACGCAGCCCGCAATGAGGGTGACAATGCCATCTACAAAGCGCTACCCATCATCGAGAAATTCCGCGATTACCATTTCCCAAAGCAAACCAACCTGCTCGGCCCGGTGAAAATGACAGTCAGTGTCATTAAAGCAGGAACGCAACACAACGTTGTTCCTGACCGTTGCGAATTTACCGTAGATGTCCGTTCAAACGAATGCTATACCAACGAAGAAATTTTCAATATCCTGAAGGAGGAGATGACCTGCGACATCACGCCGCGCTCTTTCCGCCTGAACTCTTCGAGCATTGACACAAACCATCCCTTCGTGCAACGCGCTCAATTGCTGGGCAAAACCATCTATGGTTCACCAACGCTTTCGGACCAGACCTTTATGCGTTTCCCTACGGTGAAAATGGGCCCCGGAGATTCTGCCCGTTCTCATACAGCTGATGAATTCATTTACTTAGATGAAATCCGGGAGGCGATTCAGATTTACGTGAAATTGTTGGATGGATTGGAGCTGTAA
- a CDS encoding glycosyltransferase: protein MKILILPSWYLPGRAYFIQEQALFIQEQGIEVDVLANVSLSVTFDQMKYLTSSWKSFSQMERGLLTYRCFTRQLPKSEKFNIEYWVKKTLDLFEKYQLEQGLPDLIHVHSSTWGGLAAAIIKERFGVTYVITEHRGVFALQSEFSIRQFPAWKDPYYQKTFENADFIIPVSDQLMRKISIYSGEKVPWKAVPNIVDTDFFHYKERDPNKPFHFICANGFYKVKGYDILLKAFDRFCEKHPDVKLSIAGEYFDSPKFQKILSDCLNRDKIVFTGELSREEVRELMHSADAFLLSSRVESQSIATVEALSTGLPVVCTDVVPEFVVPSFCGYRVPNEDPEAFAGAMLRMVKNIESFDRKRLSQHARNIAHKEVIVRQLIEIYNQVLNSQ, encoded by the coding sequence ATGAAAATCCTGATCCTTCCCTCCTGGTATCTGCCAGGAAGAGCCTATTTTATACAAGAACAAGCTTTGTTTATTCAGGAACAAGGGATTGAGGTAGATGTATTGGCAAATGTATCATTATCCGTTACATTTGACCAAATGAAATATCTAACCTCTTCGTGGAAAAGTTTCAGTCAAATGGAAAGGGGATTACTTACCTACCGTTGCTTCACCCGACAACTTCCTAAAAGCGAAAAGTTTAATATTGAATACTGGGTAAAAAAAACTCTTGACCTTTTTGAAAAATACCAGCTCGAACAAGGGCTGCCCGATTTAATACATGTCCACAGTTCTACCTGGGGAGGGCTGGCTGCGGCAATCATCAAGGAAAGGTTTGGTGTAACCTATGTGATTACCGAACACCGGGGGGTATTTGCCCTGCAAAGTGAATTCTCCATCAGGCAATTTCCGGCATGGAAAGATCCATACTATCAGAAGACTTTTGAAAATGCCGATTTCATAATTCCCGTTTCAGATCAACTGATGCGGAAGATCTCGATCTATTCAGGTGAAAAGGTTCCCTGGAAAGCCGTTCCCAATATTGTCGATACCGATTTTTTCCATTACAAAGAGAGGGACCCAAACAAACCGTTCCATTTCATCTGTGCCAATGGATTTTATAAAGTAAAGGGCTACGATATACTCCTGAAAGCCTTTGATCGATTTTGCGAAAAGCATCCGGATGTGAAACTCTCCATTGCAGGCGAATATTTTGATTCACCGAAGTTTCAAAAGATACTTTCGGATTGCCTTAACCGTGATAAGATTGTTTTTACCGGTGAGTTATCCCGTGAAGAAGTCAGGGAGCTGATGCATTCTGCCGATGCATTCTTACTTTCCAGTCGGGTCGAATCTCAATCGATTGCAACAGTGGAGGCATTAAGCACGGGCTTGCCTGTGGTTTGCACTGACGTGGTTCCGGAGTTTGTGGTTCCTTCATTTTGCGGCTACCGTGTTCCGAATGAAGACCCGGAGGCATTTGCCGGGGCTATGCTCAGAATGGTGAAGAATATCGAATCGTTTGATCGGAAAAGACTTTCCCAACATGCCCGCAATATTGCGCACAAAGAGGTTATTGTTAGACAATTAATTGAGATATATAATCAGGTTCTGAATTCTCAATAG